Part of the Nocardioides perillae genome is shown below.
CAGGACCGGTGGCCTCGTCGGGGACGGGGCGCAGGGGCTCGGCGGGCATGGCTCCAGCGTAGGTGGCGGCGCCGTGTCCACCGGTGCGTGTCCACGCCGGAGGCGGTGGTTAGGCTCAGCGGGTGGACGACACCGCGAGGACAGCCCCGTCGACCTCGGCGGGGGCCGCGCTGGCCGACGCGCCCGCGGGGGCCTGGGACATCGCGGCGTTCCGCGACGGGGTGCAGGCCACCCTCGACACGTTCCTCGACGGCCAGGTGGAGCGCCTCGTGGACCTCGGGCCCGACGCGGCCCGGCTGGTCGAGGAGGCCCGCGCGGCGGTCAGCGGCGGCAAGCGGCTGCGCGCGGCCTTCTGCTGGTGGGGGCACCGCGCCGTGCCCGCCCCGGGCGGCGACCCGGCGCCCGTCGACGAGGCGGCGCTGCTGCGCGCGTGCGCCGCGCTGGAGCTGCTGCACGCGAGCGCGCTCGTCCACGACGACGTGATGGACGCCTCCGACACCCGCCGGGGCCGGCCCTCGGCCCACCGCACGTTCGAGGCCGAGCACCGCGCTGCGGGGTGGCAGGGCGACGCCGAGCAGTTCGGCGCGGCCGCCGCCGTGCTCCTCGGCGACCTGCTGCTCACCTGGTCCGACGAGCTGCTGCGCACGTGCGGCCTGCCCGCCGAGCGCGTGGCCGCCGCGATGCACGTGCTCGACCTGTGCCGCAGCGAGGTGATCGCCGGGCAGTTCCTCGACGTCTCGGTGCAGGCCCGCGGGCGCGCCGACGTCGACGCGGCGATGACGGTGCTGCGCTACAAGTCGGCGAAGTACTCCATCGAGCGGCCGCTGCACGTCGGCGCCGCCCTCGCCGGCGCGGACGCGGCCCTCCTCGGGCGCCTGAGCGCCTTCGGCCTGCCACTGGGCGAGGCCTTCCAGCTGCGCGACGACCTGCTCGGCGTCTACGGCGACCCGCAGGTGACCGGCAAGCCCGCGGGCGACGACCTCGTCGAGGGCAAGCGCACCGTGCTGGTCGCCCTGGCGCTCGACGCCGCACCGCCGGCCGACGCAGCGCTGCTGGACGCCGCGCTCGGCACGCCCCTCTCCCCCGGTCAGGTCGACCGGCTCCGCGAGGTGATCTCGGCCTCCGGCGCCGCCGACCAGGTCGAGCAGGTCATCGGGGCGCTCGTCGAGCGCAGCCGAGAGGCGCTCGCCGAGGCCGGCACGACGGCGGCGGCGCGGTCCGCGCTGCGCGCGCTGGCGACCGCCGCGACCGAGCGCGCCTTCTGAGGGGCTCGCTCAGAGCATCGCCTGGGCGCGCCGCTTCACCTCGGAGCCGCGGTTCTCGCGCAAGGCGTCGATGGGGCGCCCCGGCAGGTCGGCGTCGGTGAAGATCCAGGCGATCGCCTCGCGGTCGTCGAAGCCGGCGTCGTGCAGCAGCGTCAGCAGCCCGGGGAGTCCCTTGACCACCTCGCCGTCCTGGACGAACTCCGTGGGCACCTGCTGACCGGCTCCCGGCGACGGGACCGCCGCGGCCAGCCGGTGCTCGCGGATCCACTGACGCACCTTCGACACCGTCACGCCGAGGGCGCGCGCCGTCTCCGCCCAGTCCGACCACGCGGGGACGAGGGCGGCGAGGTCGGGACCGGCGAGCTGGTCGGGGGCCTGGTCGTCGGGTGCAGCAGCGCTCATGGCCCCCATCCTCGCACCGCGGGCGGTGCGCGCCACGCCGGGACGTCGCGCACGCCGGCGCGAACGACCGCGGTCCGTACCATGGACGCGGCCGGCCTTCCCCCCGGCCACGTGGAGGAGACGTCGTGGACCGGGTCGCGGAGCACGCCGTCGGGCCCGGTCGCACCGCCGACCCGCTCGTCGGCCGCGTCCTCGACGGCCGCTACCGCGTCGAGGAGCGCATCGCCCGCGGCGGGATGGCGACGGTCTACACCGCGACCGACCTGCGCCTCGACCGCCTCGTCGCGGTGAAGGTGGTGCACGAGGGCCTCGGCGACGACGCCGACGTCGCCGCCCGCTTCGTGCGCGAGGCCCGTGCGGCCGCGCGGCTCGACCACCCCAACGTGGTGGCCGTGCACGACCAGGGCGACGACCACGGCACGGTCTTCCTCGCGATGGAGCACGTGCCGGGCCGCACCCTGCGCGACGTGGTGCGCACCGACGCCCCGCTCTCCCCCGCCCGCGCCCTGGCGCTGCTCGAGCCGGTGGTCGGCGCGCTCGCGGCCGCCCACCGGGCCGGCATCGTGCACCGCGACGTCAAGCCCGAGAACGTCCTGCTCGCCGACGACGGCCGTGTGAAGGTGGCCGACTTCGGTCTGGCCCGGGCCGTCAGCGCCGACACCCAGCACACGGCGACCGGCGGCGTGCTCATCGGCACCGTCTCCTACCTGGCGCCGGAGCTGGTCGTCGACGGTCGCGCCGACGCCCGCGCCGACGTCTACGCCGCGGGCATCGTGCTCCACGAGCTGCTCACCGGCCGCAAGCCGCACGAGGGCGAGTCGGCGCTGCAGGTCGCGTGGAAGCACGTCCACGAGGACGTCCCGCCGCCGTCGC
Proteins encoded:
- a CDS encoding Rv2175c family DNA-binding protein: MSAAAPDDQAPDQLAGPDLAALVPAWSDWAETARALGVTVSKVRQWIREHRLAAAVPSPGAGQQVPTEFVQDGEVVKGLPGLLTLLHDAGFDDREAIAWIFTDADLPGRPIDALRENRGSEVKRRAQAML
- a CDS encoding polyprenyl synthetase family protein, translating into MDDTARTAPSTSAGAALADAPAGAWDIAAFRDGVQATLDTFLDGQVERLVDLGPDAARLVEEARAAVSGGKRLRAAFCWWGHRAVPAPGGDPAPVDEAALLRACAALELLHASALVHDDVMDASDTRRGRPSAHRTFEAEHRAAGWQGDAEQFGAAAAVLLGDLLLTWSDELLRTCGLPAERVAAAMHVLDLCRSEVIAGQFLDVSVQARGRADVDAAMTVLRYKSAKYSIERPLHVGAALAGADAALLGRLSAFGLPLGEAFQLRDDLLGVYGDPQVTGKPAGDDLVEGKRTVLVALALDAAPPADAALLDAALGTPLSPGQVDRLREVISASGAADQVEQVIGALVERSREALAEAGTTAAARSALRALATAATERAF